Proteins encoded together in one Planctomyces sp. SH-PL14 window:
- a CDS encoding PQQ-binding-like beta-propeller repeat protein has translation MEVWSARTRVRQGTTSRSQSWISAPRLGGLLPALAFTALLLSSRPSAAADWPSYRGPNLDGIVPGETIPSTWPSGGPPIVWNRYLGQGYSSITIVNGRGYTLYQSAFQQHLLCFDIRGGETLWETSFGPTYEQLGLYPGPRSTPAAADGKLLFVSPDTVLHCADIRNGRELWTVDLGEKFQGKGTEFGYSASPLVRGRKVIVPVGGEGAAVVAFDLASGEVVWKSGSVQASYASCLPIRLEGRDLIATSMRNHLLLHDPDTGRILLQHQISEGYDEHSIPPLYAEPILIVAAPFRAGATALTLSIKPGDDPQPANWSLRGDHRWHTRAFSNDVAASVIVDGALYGFDLRDQQAKAHRPSRGTFRCLDVSSGEVLWSSELPGHAGVLAADGKLILFNDAGELILLRADRTRYVELGRTTVFQDEICWTAPALSGGRLYLRTQSRLAAVDLAQHSTSQTSSRATTAAAPSPRPVWSRFRLGTFLGGEREHPFMRPERDELWDWYRASVLFVWLPASVLAMLARLCRRKSPFSATDPPAEADLSANRSTPGLTEPLLWIVLGLSVTPILNVRQEAFTFTWPAALYGGLLLVVAANRCSSGLLRRACDLGFLGLCLFYFAALRSQSLPHEWAFLLGLIPAAPFAWLWARLDRSTRTGRILSPLATLAGFTALFCAAPLWPYLH, from the coding sequence ATGGAAGTCTGGTCGGCAAGAACACGAGTCCGCCAGGGAACAACAAGCCGTTCGCAGAGCTGGATCTCCGCTCCGCGCCTCGGCGGGCTTCTCCCGGCCCTCGCCTTCACGGCACTCCTGCTGAGCTCAAGGCCGTCCGCCGCCGCGGACTGGCCCTCCTACCGCGGCCCGAACCTCGACGGCATTGTCCCGGGCGAAACCATCCCCTCCACGTGGCCGTCGGGCGGGCCTCCGATCGTCTGGAACCGCTACCTGGGACAGGGCTATTCCAGCATCACGATCGTCAACGGCCGGGGATACACCCTCTACCAGTCCGCCTTCCAGCAGCATCTGTTGTGCTTCGACATCCGCGGCGGCGAAACGCTGTGGGAGACCTCGTTCGGTCCGACGTACGAGCAGCTCGGACTCTACCCCGGCCCCCGCTCCACCCCCGCCGCGGCCGACGGCAAGCTGCTCTTCGTCTCCCCTGACACCGTCCTGCACTGTGCCGACATCCGCAACGGGCGCGAGCTCTGGACGGTCGACCTCGGAGAGAAGTTCCAGGGGAAGGGGACCGAGTTCGGTTACTCCGCCTCCCCGCTCGTCCGCGGCAGGAAGGTGATCGTCCCGGTTGGCGGAGAGGGGGCCGCGGTCGTCGCCTTCGACCTCGCCAGCGGAGAGGTGGTCTGGAAATCCGGGTCGGTCCAGGCGAGCTACGCCTCCTGCCTCCCGATCCGCCTCGAAGGCCGCGACCTGATCGCCACTTCGATGCGGAACCACCTCCTCCTCCACGATCCCGACACCGGCCGGATCCTGCTGCAGCACCAGATCTCGGAGGGATACGACGAACACTCCATCCCGCCGCTCTACGCCGAGCCGATCCTGATCGTCGCCGCCCCGTTCCGGGCCGGCGCCACGGCGCTGACGCTCTCCATCAAGCCGGGTGACGATCCCCAGCCGGCCAACTGGAGCCTCCGCGGGGACCATCGCTGGCACACCCGCGCGTTCTCCAATGACGTCGCCGCGAGCGTCATCGTCGACGGCGCGCTCTACGGCTTTGACCTCCGGGACCAGCAGGCCAAAGCCCACCGCCCCTCGCGCGGCACCTTCCGCTGCCTCGACGTGTCGTCGGGCGAAGTCCTCTGGTCCTCCGAGCTCCCCGGGCACGCGGGGGTCCTCGCCGCCGATGGAAAGCTGATCCTGTTCAACGACGCCGGCGAGCTGATCCTCCTCCGCGCCGATCGCACCCGATACGTCGAGCTTGGCCGAACCACGGTCTTTCAGGACGAGATCTGCTGGACCGCCCCCGCTCTCAGCGGCGGCCGTCTCTACCTGCGAACCCAGTCCCGCCTCGCCGCCGTCGACCTCGCGCAGCATTCCACTTCACAGACATCCTCCCGGGCCACCACGGCCGCGGCCCCCTCTCCGAGACCCGTATGGAGTCGGTTCCGCCTCGGAACGTTCCTCGGCGGCGAGCGAGAACACCCTTTCATGCGCCCGGAGCGAGACGAGCTGTGGGACTGGTACCGGGCCTCGGTCCTGTTCGTCTGGCTGCCCGCCTCAGTCCTCGCGATGCTGGCCCGTCTCTGCCGTCGCAAGTCCCCTTTCAGTGCCACGGATCCGCCGGCCGAAGCGGATCTCTCCGCCAACCGCTCGACCCCCGGCTTGACGGAACCGCTCCTCTGGATCGTTCTCGGCCTGTCGGTCACGCCGATCCTCAACGTCCGCCAGGAAGCGTTCACCTTCACCTGGCCCGCCGCCCTCTACGGCGGTCTCCTGCTCGTCGTCGCCGCGAACCGCTGCTCCAGCGGACTCCTCCGCCGCGCATGCGATCTCGGCTTCCTGGGCCTCTGCCTCTTCTACTTCGCCGCGCTGCGGTCGCAGAGCCTGCCCCACGAGTGGGCTTTCCTCCTCGGCCTGATTCCCGCCGCCCCGTTCGCCTGGCTCTGGGCCCGTCTCGACCGCTCAACGCGAACTGGCAGAATTCTCAGCCCGCTGGCAACGCTCGCGGGATTCACGGCCCTCTTCTGCGCGGCACCGCTCTGGCCCTACCTCCACTGA
- a CDS encoding HD domain-containing protein: MTNEKLRRQIVFEAARLMYTRQESEYFRAKMRAGKKICGGWVKTRDLPSNAEIRDEILRFAALYEGESRFDKLRDMRLAALRMMRLLHKYRPRLIGSVLTGHIRQGSDIDLHVFASTVEAIAGALDEAGLSYEVSHKHIRKNGEEALYTHVHVAGEFETELTVYSPDKLGYVFKSSITGKAIERASLPEFEEFLKETYPDIALDGLDEVEGQLDRFEMYRALLVPLASVKQHRKYHPEGDALYHSLQVYDLAADELPYDEEFLLAALLHDIGKAIDPEDHVQSGLQALDGFITDRTKWFIEHHMEAQKILDGTIGARAHRRLREHPDYEELVTLARCDRGGREAGVQVPELEEALEAIRDLAQMYG, encoded by the coding sequence ATGACGAATGAGAAACTGCGGCGGCAGATCGTGTTCGAGGCCGCCCGGCTGATGTATACCCGCCAGGAATCCGAATATTTTCGGGCCAAGATGCGGGCAGGCAAGAAAATCTGCGGCGGCTGGGTCAAGACCCGCGATCTGCCGTCCAACGCCGAGATCCGGGACGAGATCCTGCGATTCGCGGCGCTGTACGAAGGGGAGTCGCGGTTCGACAAACTCCGCGACATGCGGCTCGCCGCACTGCGGATGATGCGGCTCCTGCACAAGTACCGGCCGCGGCTGATCGGGAGCGTCCTGACCGGGCATATCCGGCAGGGGAGCGACATCGACCTGCACGTCTTCGCCAGCACGGTCGAGGCGATCGCCGGGGCGCTCGACGAGGCGGGGCTCTCCTATGAGGTCTCGCACAAGCACATCCGCAAGAACGGCGAGGAGGCGCTCTACACCCACGTCCATGTGGCGGGGGAGTTCGAGACCGAGCTGACCGTGTATTCGCCGGACAAGCTGGGGTACGTCTTCAAGAGTTCCATTACCGGGAAGGCCATCGAACGGGCGAGCCTGCCGGAGTTCGAGGAGTTTCTGAAAGAGACGTACCCGGACATTGCGCTCGACGGGCTCGATGAGGTCGAGGGGCAGCTCGATCGGTTCGAGATGTACCGCGCGCTGCTCGTTCCGCTGGCGTCGGTGAAGCAGCACCGGAAGTATCACCCCGAGGGGGACGCGCTCTACCACAGCCTGCAGGTGTATGACCTCGCTGCTGACGAGCTGCCGTACGACGAGGAGTTCCTGCTGGCGGCGCTGCTGCACGACATCGGGAAGGCGATCGATCCGGAGGACCACGTCCAGTCGGGGCTTCAGGCGCTCGACGGGTTCATTACGGACCGGACAAAGTGGTTCATCGAACACCACATGGAGGCCCAGAAGATTCTCGATGGGACGATCGGAGCCCGGGCGCACCGACGGTTGCGGGAGCATCCGGACTACGAGGAGCTCGTGACCCTGGCGCGGTGCGACCGGGGGGGACGGGAGGCCGGCGTCCAAGTCCCGGAGCTGGAAGAGGCGCTCGAGGCGATCCGCGATCTGGCGCAGATGTATGGGTGA
- a CDS encoding sugar phosphate isomerase/epimerase family protein has protein sequence MHPSSRFQLNRRSLLLSGAGAVSAALLPGTKAQGAEAAKPTIVLPPVGKRILISCKLGMIAKKDGDRALNLVERLKMAGDAGFDGVDFDEAGSFTPEEARAAVQESGVFCHNAINHAHWQQRLTSAKEEERAKGVANIEHCIRVAHAIGGSGVLIVIGRGDDGPADEIDERARTEIKKLLPLAAALGQPILFENVWNKMHYDHDSPPEQSPERFIKFVDSFNSPWVGMYYDIGNHWKYGQPREWLRAFGHRAVKLDVKGFSRAKSKFVDITSEEDDLPWNEVREGLQEIGFTGWTTAEVGGGGLERLTTVRKQMQKAFGLTSPEPSL, from the coding sequence GTGCATCCGTCATCCCGCTTCCAACTCAACCGTCGTTCCCTCCTGCTCTCCGGAGCCGGCGCCGTCTCCGCCGCCCTCCTCCCCGGAACGAAGGCCCAGGGAGCCGAAGCGGCCAAACCAACCATCGTCCTCCCCCCCGTCGGCAAGCGGATCCTGATCTCCTGCAAGCTCGGGATGATCGCCAAGAAAGACGGCGACCGGGCGCTGAACCTGGTCGAACGCCTCAAGATGGCCGGCGACGCCGGATTCGACGGCGTCGACTTCGACGAAGCCGGCTCCTTCACCCCCGAAGAAGCCCGCGCCGCGGTCCAGGAGTCCGGGGTCTTCTGCCACAACGCCATCAACCACGCCCACTGGCAGCAGCGGCTGACGAGCGCCAAGGAAGAGGAGCGGGCCAAAGGGGTCGCCAACATCGAGCACTGCATCCGCGTCGCCCACGCCATCGGCGGCAGCGGCGTCCTGATCGTCATCGGCCGCGGTGACGACGGTCCCGCCGACGAGATCGACGAACGGGCTCGCACGGAAATCAAAAAGCTCCTCCCCCTCGCCGCCGCTCTCGGCCAGCCGATCCTGTTCGAAAACGTCTGGAACAAGATGCACTACGACCACGACTCTCCCCCCGAGCAGTCGCCGGAGCGGTTCATCAAGTTCGTCGACAGCTTCAACAGCCCGTGGGTCGGGATGTACTACGACATCGGCAACCACTGGAAGTACGGCCAGCCGCGGGAATGGCTGCGAGCCTTCGGTCACCGGGCGGTCAAGCTCGACGTCAAAGGCTTCAGCCGGGCCAAGAGCAAGTTCGTCGACATCACCTCGGAAGAAGATGACCTCCCCTGGAACGAAGTCCGGGAAGGGCTCCAGGAGATTGGCTTCACCGGCTGGACCACGGCCGAAGTCGGCGGCGGCGGCCTCGAACGGCTAACGACCGTCCGCAAGCAGATGCAGAAGGCTTTCGGCCTGACATCGCCGGAGCCCTCTCTCTAG
- a CDS encoding ATP-dependent Clp protease proteolytic subunit: protein MTTLVPYVIEKSGREERAMDIYSRLLKDRIIFLGSQVTDQVSNAIVAQLLFLQFDDPKADIHMYINSPGGSVTAGLAMYDTMQYITCDVATYCIGQAASMGALLLTAGAPGKRHSLPNSRIMIHQPLAGMEGTALELEIHAKELIKMKRKLNEIMIKHTGKTVEQIEKDTDRDNFMSAEEAVEYKLIDKVLDRLPHPLPGAQA, encoded by the coding sequence ATGACCACTCTCGTTCCCTACGTCATCGAAAAGTCCGGCCGCGAAGAGCGGGCCATGGACATCTACAGCCGGCTCCTCAAGGACCGGATCATCTTCCTGGGGAGCCAGGTCACCGACCAGGTCTCCAACGCCATCGTGGCCCAGCTGCTCTTCCTGCAGTTCGACGACCCGAAGGCGGACATCCACATGTACATCAACTCGCCGGGGGGCTCGGTTACCGCCGGTCTCGCGATGTACGACACGATGCAGTACATCACCTGCGACGTGGCGACCTACTGCATCGGCCAGGCGGCCAGCATGGGAGCCTTGCTGCTGACCGCCGGAGCCCCGGGCAAGCGGCATTCTCTGCCGAACTCCCGGATCATGATCCACCAGCCCCTCGCGGGGATGGAAGGGACCGCTCTCGAGCTTGAGATCCATGCCAAGGAGCTCATCAAGATGAAGCGGAAACTCAATGAAATCATGATCAAGCACACGGGAAAGACCGTGGAGCAGATCGAAAAGGACACCGACCGCGACAACTTCATGTCCGCCGAGGAAGCGGTGGAATACAAGCTCATCGACAAGGTCCTGGACCGCCTTCCGCACCCGCTGCCGGGCGCCCAGGCGTAG
- a CDS encoding ClpP family protease, with amino-acid sequence MARTSPMETQNSGDYTRTRQMTIGDLLLENRIIFLDGPIHDAMANLIVMKMLFLQTENRRQDILLYVNSPGGSVTATLAIYDTMRFLECDVATYCVGLAASGAAVLVAGGTKGKRFILPHAKMMIHQPYGQVGGQVSDIEIQAQEIIDTREVLNKILSEHTGQPIERIAKDTERDRYLHALQSKEYGLVDEIVTRPEKKKV; translated from the coding sequence ATGGCACGAACCTCTCCGATGGAGACGCAGAACAGCGGGGACTACACCCGCACGCGGCAGATGACAATCGGGGACCTGCTGCTGGAAAACCGGATCATCTTTCTGGACGGGCCGATCCATGACGCGATGGCCAACCTGATCGTCATGAAGATGCTGTTCCTCCAGACGGAGAACCGGCGCCAGGACATCCTTCTGTACGTGAATTCGCCCGGCGGCTCGGTCACGGCGACCCTGGCGATTTACGATACGATGCGGTTCCTGGAGTGCGACGTCGCGACCTACTGCGTCGGGCTCGCCGCGAGCGGCGCGGCGGTGCTTGTCGCTGGCGGGACCAAGGGGAAGCGGTTCATTCTTCCGCACGCCAAGATGATGATCCACCAGCCCTACGGGCAGGTGGGCGGGCAGGTCTCCGATATCGAGATCCAAGCCCAGGAAATCATCGATACCCGCGAAGTCCTCAACAAGATCCTCTCCGAGCACACCGGGCAGCCGATCGAACGGATCGCCAAGGACACCGAGCGCGACCGCTATCTGCACGCCCTGCAGTCCAAGGAATACGGCCTCGTCGACGAGATCGTCACCCGGCCCGAGAAGAAGAAGGTCTAG